The genomic stretch GTGTTGAAGTACATGTTCGACGGGCTGAACGACTCGAGCAGCTCGGCGGTCGTGACGACGCCGCCGATGGGGAAGCCGTTGCCGAGCGGCTTGCCGAGGGTCGCGAAGTCCGGGGTGATGCCGACTGCGTCGTGGCCCCACCAGTCGTCGCCGAGCCGGCCGAGCCCCGCCTGCACCTCATCGGCGATGATGAGGCCGCCGGCGGCGCGCACGCGAGCGACGAGCCCCTCGAGGTATCCCTCGGGGAGGCGGGGGAGCCCCTCCGTGGAGAACGACGAGTCGATCAGCAGCGCGCAGACGCCGTGGCCGGCGGCCTGCAGCTCGGCGATCGCGGTGTCGGCCCCGGCAAGCGCCTCAGCGAGCAGCGTCTCGTCGTCGCCCGCCGTGGGCGTGTCGAGGTCGGGCACGTGGAGCGTGCGGACGTGCTCGCCGAACGGCTCCGACACCTCGAGCCCTGTCGTGAGCTGCGCGAGCGAGATCGTGTTGCCGTGGTAGCTGAAATCGGTGACGAGGATGCCCGTGGCACCGGTCCGGTGGCGGGCGATGCGCAGAGCGAGCTCGTTCGACTCCGAGCCGCTGTTGGTGAAGTAGACGCGGTCGAGGGTCTCGCCGAACGTGCCGAGCAGGGCCTCGGCGTAGTCGACGATGGGCTCGCTCAGGTACCGCGTGTGCACGTTGAGCTTGTGCAGTTGGGCCGAGATGGCGTCGGCGACCCGCGGGTTGGCGTGGCCGACGCTCGGTACGTTGTTGTAGGCGTCGAGGTAGCGTTCGCCGTGCACGTCGGTGAGCCAGACGCCGTCGCCCGAGACGAAGTGCAGTGGGCGGTTGTAGAAGAGCGGCGAGTAGGGGCCGATGGTCGCGCCGCGCCGCTCGAGCAGCGCAGCGTCCGCATCCGGCGCCGCGGCGTCCGCACCGCTCCGATCAAGATAGCTGCGGGCGAGCTCGACGACCACGGGAAGCACCTCGGCCTCGAGGAACTCGCTGGTCTCGTCGCCCGGGCGGTCGGCTGCCCAGCCAAGGTAGGTCGTCGCCCTCGCGAGGATGAGCGTGTCGAGCGCGTCGAGCGCGCGCGTCGGCGTCTCGACCTGCGCGGTGTAGCCCTCGAGCAACGCCTTCCGGAAGGCGGGGTACTCGGGGTGGCGGACGTACCAGAACAGCATGGTGGCGAGGTCGAACAGCCAGTACCCTTCGCCGAAGTCGTCGAAGTCGATGAGCGTGATCTCGTCGCCGTCGACGAGCACGTTCTCCGGTGTCGTGTCGGCGTGAATGACGCCGTACACGTCGTCGTCGCGGCCCAGCGCGGCGAGTTCGCGGCGAATCCCCGAGATCGCCTCAGCCAGCACCTGGCGATCGTCGGCCCGGGTCGCCAGCCGCGTCGCGTCGCCCCAGACGGGGGTCGCGCCGGCGAGGCCGTCTTCGTGCCACGCGTCGCGCTCGAACCCGGGGATGCGGCCTATCTGCCGCGACGCGGCGTGCATGCCGCCCACGATCTCACCGAGCGCGTGGAATCGCTCCGGGGAGGGGCCGGGCTCGCCGTGCCACGCGGCGAGTGTGTCGCCGAACGGCTCGGCGCCGGCGACCCAGTGCTGCACATCGATGAGGTGCCGTGTGCCGTCGGCGTCGGCGACGGTCCCGTCACCGCCCGCGACGGGCTCGACGAACTGCGACACCGGCACGCCGGCGGCGCGCAGGGCCACGGCGTGCCGGACCTCGCAGCTCATCTGGGCGAGGGAGCGGTGGCCGTGGCGATGCACGCGAAGTGCGTAGGGGCGATCGCCGTCGTCGACGCGGAAGACCACGTT from Pseudoclavibacter endophyticus encodes the following:
- a CDS encoding aminotransferase class III-fold pyridoxal phosphate-dependent enzyme translates to MNDQPSPGAVRDLDAATELARRALPLFGIAPDARLTFIKQRENVVFRVDDGDRPYALRVHRHGHRSLAQMSCEVRHAVALRAAGVPVSQFVEPVAGGDGTVADADGTRHLIDVQHWVAGAEPFGDTLAAWHGEPGPSPERFHALGEIVGGMHAASRQIGRIPGFERDAWHEDGLAGATPVWGDATRLATRADDRQVLAEAISGIRRELAALGRDDDVYGVIHADTTPENVLVDGDEITLIDFDDFGEGYWLFDLATMLFWYVRHPEYPAFRKALLEGYTAQVETPTRALDALDTLILARATTYLGWAADRPGDETSEFLEAEVLPVVVELARSYLDRSGADAAAPDADAALLERRGATIGPYSPLFYNRPLHFVSGDGVWLTDVHGERYLDAYNNVPSVGHANPRVADAISAQLHKLNVHTRYLSEPIVDYAEALLGTFGETLDRVYFTNSGSESNELALRIARHRTGATGILVTDFSYHGNTISLAQLTTGLEVSEPFGEHVRTLHVPDLDTPTAGDDETLLAEALAGADTAIAELQAAGHGVCALLIDSSFSTEGLPRLPEGYLEGLVARVRAAGGLIIADEVQAGLGRLGDDWWGHDAVGITPDFATLGKPLGNGFPIGGVVTTAELLESFSPSNMYFNTFAGTPAAAAAGHSTLLEVEERGLVGKAGDLGRYVGDRLGDLASRHDRVLASKGRGLFFGLSLVDAEGRPDGALAKEVVESLVRERILISKIGPFDSVLKIRPPLVIERPELDTVIDALDRALTTSAAAGGR